The Mytilus galloprovincialis chromosome 3, xbMytGall1.hap1.1, whole genome shotgun sequence genomic interval ctgaaatatatatttttgagcTCCGGTCATGGCAAATTTAACAAATTCTTTGGTGCTCTCGACATTTGCAATTCTGTGATCTTCGTAATTAGTATTGAAATTCATCATTGCAGCATTCATGAACACTACGTCAATAGTATTGCAAAGTGCGTTGTATACATCAGGTGCAATTCCAAGCTTCTCCTGGGAAAGATCAGATATAACTACTGCCACTCTTGTAGAGTAACTGAATTTCCATAAATTATACCGCCGCAGATTTTCTATGATCCTTCCAAGACCGCGAGCTTCTGTCGTTTCTCTAACCATGCAGCATATATGTGCATTTGTCTGCTCCAGAAGTTGTGACAATAAGTAAGCCCCGAGAAAACCTGTAACACCAGATATGAGTATGTTTTTTGGATATTTGAAATTACATTTAGCTGTACACGGAGAAAAATACTGAAATTGAACGGCTCCTTTTTTACCAACACGTGTTCGATCATCAAAAGCTATCTGGGAATCTTTTAAAATCAAATCTCTCAGGTCGTGTTTATCTTTAGTGGGACACTCTGACGATTTTCTCAGAACATCTTTCTTTCGTTTTATAACTTCTGCAAACTCCTCAACTGTATCGGCAGTACCTAGATCGGTGAACGATAATTTTACGCTGAGTTTTTCTTCTAGTATCCTTTGCAGAAGAACCAGTTGTAGAGAGTTGCCACCGAGTTCTGTGAACGAACTTTGTCGATGAAGAGTGTAAGCAAATGACTCTTCAAATTTAAGAAGGTTGCACCAAAGCTTAGAAATAGCAAGCTGTGTTTCATTTAAGTGACTTGATCCAACATACTGTTGCTGTTCATGCACGGACGCGTCCTTTTCTAAGAGCTTTCGGTCAATTTTTCCGTTTAGCGTCATTGGATAATCTATTACCTCTAATTTTTTAATATACGTTGGAATCATATATTTTGGCAGTACTTTTGTAAGATACTCTTTTAGTTCTGACGTGTAAACAAACGTTGGAGAAACATAAGCTGCAATGCTCATTTCTTTGAGTTTTTGACATCTATGGACTACAACAACTGCAATATCTATTTTAGGATGTTGAATAAGAACCTGTTCTATTTCACTAAGGTCTACTCTCTGGCCTCGAATTTTCACCATATCATCTAGGCGACCTATATATGTTAATGTGCCGTCAGGATCCTGAAAAGCATGATCTCCGGTTTTGTACAGAAGAGTATCATCTGACAACGGATTCCGGATAAATTTATCTGTGTTGTGATGACTTGCATGTCCTATATACCCTTTTGATAAGCCTAAACCACCAACGTATATTTCTCCAACAACATCAGGTGGGACAGGTTGTAGAAATTCGTCAAATAAATATACGCATGCACCAGGAACCCCCTTTCCTATTGGAATGTCTCTATTGACATCTTCATGTCCAAGTCCTTTGTTGACTTTGTAGTTTGTTGCACAAACTGTTGTTTCAGTTGGACCATATGCATTGAAGAATTGTATATCTCTACCAGATGACGTCCACTTGACTGCTGTATTTAAAGTACAAGGCTCTCCAGCTGTTATGACATTTTTCAAATTCGGGAGGTCTGATGGTTTATAAACATTAAGAGCGGATGGTGGCAAAGTAATGGTATTGACTTTTAGTTTGTTCATTGAAACGACAAATTCTTGTCCTAATCGTTCGTTCTCTCGTAGCACTGCTAAAGTTGCACCAGAAAATAATGCTGTAAATATTTCAGATATAGTAGCATCGAATCCTATCGATGCAAACTGGGCTATGATATCGTTCTCACTTAGACTCCACAGTTGTATTTGGACCCTTGAAAGATTAAGAACTCCtgtttttgtaacttgtacaccTTTTGGTCGGCCAGTTGATCCTGATGTATACATAATGTAACAAATATCATCATCCAACGGTGCAATCGACGATTTTCTCTTAGGTTCACGTTGGTTTCTTTGAACAGATTTTTCTTCTGGTTTGAATTCTACTATGACTATGTCTTCATCGCCAACAATACCAACtttagttttaatgtttttgatttttgtgAAGTCGGATCTTTCATATGTTTCGGTTGTCATAATAAGAATGTTAACATCTGCATCTTTCATGGTAAAACCCAATCGTTCAGGTGGGTAGTCTAAAGGCAATGGTAGAAACGCTTTGTCTGCGTGAACGGCGGCCATAACTGATATGACGTAAGACAAAGAGTTTGGTAGGTGCAATGCCACAATTTTGTTCCCGAACTGAGTAGAACGGTCACGGTCACTTATGAGTTTAGCTAACCTCTTTACCTCGTTGTAACAATGTTTGTAGGTCATGCTGCATTGCGTAGATGTTAAAGCAACGTTATTTGGTGTAGCTCTGCATTGTTTTTCAAAAGCTGTAAAGAGTGATTCTGCTATGATCTCCGGATGAGTATAAATTGGATAAAGCTTTCGCAACTCTTCTGTTGAAACCATGGACACTTCTGATAGTTTGGCATCATTTCCAATTTCAACcatagattttaaaaatgtagaaaaatgctTCAAGACATCTTTAATGTGTTCAAAGTCTTGTGAAGGTCTTTCATTATACAGCAAATGCATCTCAGatccaaaattttcaaataagAGCAGGATGTTGCAGTCATGCAGAACTTTTTCTATAAATTCCCGCTCTGATGATTTCTTAATCAGACTTCCAAGTACAATATTATGATGCGGGACTTGTTTCCGACCTCTCAATTCTGGATATCGATAGAACATGTCCATCAAGAACGAGTGTGACGTTTGGTGTTTCTGTAGTGATTCTTGACAAGAGTGCAAAATAGAGGACAATTCATCACGGATGTTGATTTTGAATAAACCAGGACAGATGTCGGAATACAAAGGAAGAGCTGCATCTGAAATTTTATCCTTATCTGCTAAAATACCTACACATATAGTTTTGAGGCAACATATACGGGCCATAAATGCCAGAAAAGCAGCTGAGAGGTAGTTGTTAACATCCTCAAAAGCAACTGGTAGTGGGATGTTGGGTAATTGCATAACAGCTGTTTTGACGTTGATTTCAGTTGATACATCTATGATACCGGCAACTACATTCATACGTTGACGGAAAAAAGTTGTAGGTTCATAAGCAGCCATTTTATTCTTCCAAAACTGTTCTTTCTTCTTTATGTCTACCAGTGCATCAGTATTTAAATTGACAGTTGTCAATTTTGCTCCTGTATATAGACTATGGTCTTTGTAAGTGTTTTGAAGTGGATGTGTACCATCTAAAtatgcaaatgaaacaaaaagGGGTTTATCAGATGTGTTAACGATTAGAGTATCGTCAACAATATCTAAAATACAACCAGGATCTCCAGATTTATAGATGTCTCCACGAGCTGGTTCAACGTTCGTTACTAAAAGAAATTCCCCTGATGCTGTAACAATTTTTGGACTAGCAAGCGCGTTGTTATGGTTACCAAATTCAAGTGATCTCGCTATATTGTATATTTCTTGTGACTTAGAGTCAAATGATAGCACTCCAGCGTTTGGAGGAATAG includes:
- the LOC143069090 gene encoding uncharacterized protein LOC143069090, giving the protein MMTTSSVIEPIPCVCIGEGNLLLCCLQNLTELRFNVITVFTNTPAVRKYCEDANICHWERGANMDEVLKDAEFDYLFSISNPRIIKENVLRLPRVMSINYHDSPLPAYAGVHSTSWAIMNGELKHGISWHVIEIGIDTGDILQFKEVTVADNDSALTLNLKCQEAAKQAFSNLLSDIRNDTVERQIQPQVGRSYFGLYAIPPNAGVLSFDSKSQEIYNIARSLEFGNHNNALASPKIVTASGEFLLVTNVEPARGDIYKSGDPGCILDIVDDTLIVNTSDKPLFVSFAYLDGTHPLQNTYKDHSLYTGAKLTTVNLNTDALVDIKKKEQFWKNKMAAYEPTTFFRQRMNVVAGIIDVSTEINVKTAVMQLPNIPLPVAFEDVNNYLSAAFLAFMARICCLKTICVGILADKDKISDAALPLYSDICPGLFKINIRDELSSILHSCQESLQKHQTSHSFLMDMFYRYPELRGRKQVPHHNIVLGSLIKKSSEREFIEKVLHDCNILLLFENFGSEMHLLYNERPSQDFEHIKDVLKHFSTFLKSMVEIGNDAKLSEVSMVSTEELRKLYPIYTHPEIIAESLFTAFEKQCRATPNNVALTSTQCSMTYKHCYNEVKRLAKLISDRDRSTQFGNKIVALHLPNSLSYVISVMAAVHADKAFLPLPLDYPPERLGFTMKDADVNILIMTTETYERSDFTKIKNIKTKVGIVGDEDIVIVEFKPEEKSVQRNQREPKRKSSIAPLDDDICYIMYTSGSTGRPKGVQVTKTGVLNLSRVQIQLWSLSENDIIAQFASIGFDATISEIFTALFSGATLAVLRENERLGQEFVVSMNKLKVNTITLPPSALNVYKPSDLPNLKNVITAGEPCTLNTAVKWTSSGRDIQFFNAYGPTETTVCATNYKVNKGLGHEDVNRDIPIGKGVPGACVYLFDEFLQPVPPDVVGEIYVGGLGLSKGYIGHASHHNTDKFIRNPLSDDTLLYKTGDHAFQDPDGTLTYIGRLDDMVKIRGQRVDLSEIEQVLIQHPKIDIAVVVVHRCQKLKEMSIAAYVSPTFVYTSELKEYLTKVLPKYMIPTYIKKLEVIDYPMTLNGKIDRKLLEKDASVHEQQQYVGSSHLNETQLAISKLWCNLLKFEESFAYTLHRQSSFTELGGNSLQLVLLQRILEEKLSVKLSFTDLGTADTVEEFAEVIKRKKDVLRKSSECPTKDKHDLRDLILKDSQIAFDDRTRVGKKGAVQFQYFSPCTAKCNFKYPKNILISGVTGFLGAYLLSQLLEQTNAHICCMVRETTEARGLGRIIENLRRYNLWKFSYSTRVAVVISDLSQEKLGIAPDVYNALCNTIDVVFMNAAMMNFNTNYEDHRIANVESTKEFVKFAMTGAQKYIFQTSSLSVFLFPPEPKTVEPQHRMCYESEFFDDPCAVEGGYGQSKWASEKIVMEAIDHLPGGAIFRPARISGCSVTGSGPKNDLFASTLIGMRKFGYYPDMDFPFDLTPVDFCAKAMVEIAVRICNESNGFPKTYHLFNSKTFPFRDIFKGMDLKPLPLNDWREKLNTASEEYKELIPLTPFFMSQFWDRAAYWPIFDTSNTDKMISKETKDLMLHSTELLEVYKRFFGIS